The Portunus trituberculatus isolate SZX2019 chromosome 49, ASM1759143v1, whole genome shotgun sequence genome contains a region encoding:
- the LOC123499131 gene encoding transmembrane protein 65-like: MHLRPPTLSFSRPLWTCLNGCATPAPPSRTYITRAYTTTVSQHKDVDQNISKKLETGESGGEGDGGGLNVSTDSALRRLVTSLSTEQQTVLLTELHRIQAEAARKQAEEKLASWRWRSRFGRPTSLHSPQPDPTGTYCAIPEEWLRKKAAEKNRTSKLSAAQLRQLAVHNALPFIGFGFLDNLIMIVAGDYIDLTIGTGLGISTMAAAALGNTVSDLAGIGSAWYVENIAVKTGIKAPELSPEQLEGVAARWSANMGRGLGVVLGCLLGMFPLFFLSNHEEDKKVSVLPNQEEENKKLPVSSDPKEDKKVLVDD; this comes from the exons ATGCATCTGCGGCCACccacactttccttctctcgccCTTTGTGGACTTGTCTTAATGGTTGTGCGACACCTGCGCCTCCTTCACGTACCTACATAACTCGGGCATACACTACGACAGTATCTCAGCACAAAGATGTCGACCAGAATATCAGCAAAAAACTGGAGACCGGCGAAAGTGGAGGCGAGGGCGATGGTGGGGGATTGAATGTCTCCACTGATTCAGCCCTGCGGCGCCTGGTGACCTCACTGTCCACCGAGCAGCAGACTGTCCTCCTCACCGAACTCCACAGAATCCAGGCAGAAGCTGCCAGGAAGCAGGCCGAAG AGAAGCTTGCATCATGGCGGTGGAGGTCTCGCTTTGGCCGGCCCACCTCCCTGCACTCCCCACAGCCTGACCCAACAGGCACCTACTGTGCCATCCCAGAAGAATGGCTACGAAAGAAAGCTG CTGAGAAGAACAGAACCTCCAAACTCTCTGCTGCACAGCTCAGACAGT TGGCTGTCCACAACGCTCTGCCTTTCATTGGCTTTGGCTTCCTCGATAATCTAATCATGATAGTTGCT GGTGACTACATTGACCTCACTATTGGCACTGGTCTGGGCATCAGCAccatggcagcagcagcactaggcAACACAGTTAGTGACTTGGCAGGCATCGGCTCTGCATGGTACGTGGAAAACATTGCTGTCAAGACGGGGATCAAGGCACCAGAGTTGAGTCCTGAGCAGCTGGAAGGTGTGGCAGCAAGGTGGTCAGCTAACATG GGACGTGGTTTGGGAGTGGTGCTTGGCTGCCTCCTTGGGatgtttcctttattcttcttatctaaccatgaggaagacaagaaggtgTCAGTCTTACCtaaccaagaggaggagaacaagaagttGCCAGTATCATCTGACCccaaggaggacaagaaagtgCTGGTAGATGACTGA
- the LOC123499132 gene encoding transcription factor p65-like isoform X1 codes for MKGAGGMADPMFVAQRSNNQLSLNISDVIDIIGQDAPECAASDMSVYGGLQMGGGGAGTASEANFSAITSLSRTDPDLESKRKAYVRLIEQPQPKALRFRYICEGRSAGSIPGVNSTAENKTYPAIQVMGYKGPAVVVVSCVTVDPPYRPHPHNLVGKEGCKKGVCTMTINNDSMQCVFSNLGIQCVKKRDVEDALKLREEIRVDPFQTGFSHRSQPQSIDLNALRLCFQVFLEGPEKGKFTFPLKPVVSHAIYDKKATSDLIICKLSDCTSSVAGGKEIILLCDKVTKEDIHVRFYEVKDGMIEWEGFGDFQASDVHKQVAISFKTPRYKSLEVENPVKVYVQLLRPSDKSTSEPRPFQYLPLDSDPQYLKRKMAKYGNASNTDKIGRFIAENMAGAAAAAAGVYAERTMVPISQASGAVPRPIRVASRTSRLSDKIKMEPPDMVGSPVSPGSQGSPAPPGALHLVKAPVSPQHHYTGGTMHTVSPQGPSPVGQPVYYTQPSTTHGGSLGVALGSTPSTVAPRVPSPHQYYMSPGAPSPYPPEVPMGAVAVSSGYTPMMVPHSNPAMSQLLDLDSRRCIEQNSLDLDNINSAELRSLLPNEDFNASMVDAHLSENLSSNLNIIDPPHSINKLNSKGNISASSSYMPNIPQKNEFQGGSDSLNNLKSEIELLNQLSSVQ; via the exons ATGaaag GTGCTGGAGGCATGGCTGACCCAATGTTCGTAGCACAACGCAGCAACAACCAGCTGTCTCTCAACATCAGTGACGTTA TTGACATCATTGGGCAGGATGCTCCAGAGTGTGCTGCCTCTGACATGTCAGTGTACGGTGGTCTGCAGATGGGAGGTGGTGGAGCTGGGACAGCCAGTGAAGCAAACTTTTCTGCCATCACAAGTCTTTCCAGGACAGATCCTGACctggaaagtaaaaggaaagctTAT GTACGACTCATAGAGCAGCCCCAGCCTAAAGCCTTGCGCTTCAGGTATATCTGTGAAGGCCGCTCAGCGGGGTCCATCCCAGGAGTCAACAGTACCGCAGAGAATAAGACCTACCCAGCCATTCAG GTGATGGGGTACAAAGGTcctgctgtggtagtggtgtcatGTGTGACCGTCGATCCCCCGTACCGTCCTCATCCCCACAacctggtggggaaggagggctGCAAGAAGGGTGTTTGCACGATGACTATCAACAACGACTCAATGCAGTGTGTGTTCAGTAACCTTGGCATTCAGTGTGTCAAAAAGCGGGATGTGGAGGATGCACTCAAACTGAGGGAAGAAATCAGAGTTGATCCTTTCCAGA CTGGTTTCAGTCACAGAAGTCAACCTCAGAGCATAGATCTCAATGCCCTGCGACTTTGCTTTCAAGTGTTCCTTGAAGGTCCAGAGAAGGGAAAGTTCACGTTTCCTCTGAAGCCTGTTGTGTCCCATGCTATATATGACAAAA AAGCCACCTCTGATCTTATCATCTGCAAACTGAGTGACTGCACCAGTAGTgtggcaggagggaaggagattatATTACTCTGTGATAAGGTCACTAAAG AGGACATCCATGTGCGCTTCTATGAGGTGAAGGACGGCATGATTGAGTGGGAAGGCTTTGGTGACTTCCAGGCCTCCGATGTTCACAAACAAGTGGCCATTTCCTTCAAGACTCCACGATACAAATCGCTTGAG gtGGAGAACCCTGTGAAGGTGTACGTGCAGCTGTTGCGACCCTCGGACAAGAGCACCAGTGAGCCTCGCCCCTTCCAGTACCTGCCCCTCGACTCAG ATCCTCAGTACCTCAAAAGGAAAATGGCAAAGTACGGCAATGCTTCAAACACTGACAAGATTGGCAGGTTTATAGCAGAAAACATGGCtggagcagcagcggcggcggcgggag TGTATGCAGAGAGAACCATGGTGCCCATCAGCCAGGCATCGGGAGCTGTGCCTCGACCCATAAGAGTTGCTTCACGCACCTCCAGATTGTCGGACAAGATAAAGATGGAACCTCCTG ACATGGTGGGATCACCAGTTTCCCCTGGAAGCCAAGGGTCTCCAGCTCCACCTGGTGCTCTTCACCTGGTGAAGGCTCCCGTCTCACCCCAACACCACTACACTGGAGGAACTATGCATACTGTGTCCCCTCAGGGTCCCAGCCCTGTAGGCCAGCCTGTGTATTACACTCAGCCATCTACCACGCATGGAGGCAGCCTGGGGGTTGCCCTAGGATCCACTCCATCCACAGTGGCACCCCGGGTTCCTTCCCCCCACCAGTACTACATGAGTCCCGGTGCTCCGTCACCCTATCCACCAGAGGTCCCAATGG GTGCAGTGGCTGTGTCAAGTGGCTACACTCCAATGATGGTGCCACACTCCAATCCAGCCATGTCGCAGCTCCTTGACCTGGACTCGCGGAGATGTATTGAGCAGAACTCCCTTGATTTGGATAACATCAATTCTGCAGAACTGCGATCCCTCTTGCCGAATGAAGACTTCAATGCGTCCATGGTTGATGCACACTTGTCTGAGAATCTCTCGTCCAACCTCAACATAATAGACCCTCCTCACTCCATTAATAAGCTCAACAGCAAGGGTAACATTAGTGCATCTTCATCCTACATGCCCAACATTCCCCAAAAAAATGAGTTTCAGGGTGGCTCAGATAGCTTGAATAACTTAAAAAGTGAGATTGAACTCTTGAATCAACTGTCCTCGGTACAATGA
- the LOC123499132 gene encoding transcription factor p65-like isoform X2, translating to MKGAGGMADPMFVAQRSNNQLSLNISDVIDIIGQDAPECAASDMSVYGGLQMGGGGAGTASEANFSAITSLSRTDPDLESKRKAYVRLIEQPQPKALRFRYICEGRSAGSIPGVNSTAENKTYPAIQVMGYKGPAVVVVSCVTVDPPYRPHPHNLVGKEGCKKGVCTMTINNDSMQCVFSNLGIQCVKKRDVEDALKLREEIRVDPFQTGFSHRSQPQSIDLNALRLCFQVFLEGPEKGKFTFPLKPVVSHAIYDKKATSDLIICKLSDCTSSVAGGKEIILLCDKVTKEDIHVRFYEVKDGMIEWEGFGDFQASDVHKQVAISFKTPRYKSLEVENPVKVYVQLLRPSDKSTSEPRPFQYLPLDSGRPFTSFKRLKNNYGLFQRILGLDSPMSAEGSEETLRRKTPTPAPRSPGPLEVAIIDDVKPRPFADLKVVNPVAGKLQSHPPQSGSPPLASVNKPNTSPASAPSALASSSPPLLTSPDQSVDDIRQRLTATLERRKTGSATSPRVPPPVRPSQFWSDDASVYSDADMLDEVLSQGSVNDLLSAVGEGLAVYEDLTSLPDPTASQITDPDAVYGDASYASCYSNLEFVMGQAKVKDSPPVLPPRRIPGHPFLLWMMTMGSMALPQDSQSIPTKLHCCWSVALGLKQAFLLPTTLWIIPSIMTPMGEEVAKNVTS from the exons ATGaaag GTGCTGGAGGCATGGCTGACCCAATGTTCGTAGCACAACGCAGCAACAACCAGCTGTCTCTCAACATCAGTGACGTTA TTGACATCATTGGGCAGGATGCTCCAGAGTGTGCTGCCTCTGACATGTCAGTGTACGGTGGTCTGCAGATGGGAGGTGGTGGAGCTGGGACAGCCAGTGAAGCAAACTTTTCTGCCATCACAAGTCTTTCCAGGACAGATCCTGACctggaaagtaaaaggaaagctTAT GTACGACTCATAGAGCAGCCCCAGCCTAAAGCCTTGCGCTTCAGGTATATCTGTGAAGGCCGCTCAGCGGGGTCCATCCCAGGAGTCAACAGTACCGCAGAGAATAAGACCTACCCAGCCATTCAG GTGATGGGGTACAAAGGTcctgctgtggtagtggtgtcatGTGTGACCGTCGATCCCCCGTACCGTCCTCATCCCCACAacctggtggggaaggagggctGCAAGAAGGGTGTTTGCACGATGACTATCAACAACGACTCAATGCAGTGTGTGTTCAGTAACCTTGGCATTCAGTGTGTCAAAAAGCGGGATGTGGAGGATGCACTCAAACTGAGGGAAGAAATCAGAGTTGATCCTTTCCAGA CTGGTTTCAGTCACAGAAGTCAACCTCAGAGCATAGATCTCAATGCCCTGCGACTTTGCTTTCAAGTGTTCCTTGAAGGTCCAGAGAAGGGAAAGTTCACGTTTCCTCTGAAGCCTGTTGTGTCCCATGCTATATATGACAAAA AAGCCACCTCTGATCTTATCATCTGCAAACTGAGTGACTGCACCAGTAGTgtggcaggagggaaggagattatATTACTCTGTGATAAGGTCACTAAAG AGGACATCCATGTGCGCTTCTATGAGGTGAAGGACGGCATGATTGAGTGGGAAGGCTTTGGTGACTTCCAGGCCTCCGATGTTCACAAACAAGTGGCCATTTCCTTCAAGACTCCACGATACAAATCGCTTGAG gtGGAGAACCCTGTGAAGGTGTACGTGCAGCTGTTGCGACCCTCGGACAAGAGCACCAGTGAGCCTCGCCCCTTCCAGTACCTGCCCCTCGACTCAGGTAGGCCATTTACCTCTTTCAAGAGACTTAAGAACAATTATGGTCTATTTCAACGAATTTTGGGACTGGATTCTCCAATGAGTgcggaaggaagtgaagagaccTTGCGGCGGAAGACCCCGACACCAGCCCCTCGCTCTCCTGGCCCCTTGGAGGTGGCCATCATCGATGACGTCAAGCCCAGGCCCTTTGCTGACTTAAAAGTGGTCAACCCTGTTGCTGGAAAGCTTCAGTCCCACCCTCCACAGAGTGGCTCACCTCCTTTAGCCTCTGTTAACAAACCTAATACTTCTCCAGCCTCTGCTCCATCAGCTCTTGCATCCAGCTCACCGCCACTGCTTACTTCCCCTGACCAAAGTGTGGATGACATTCGGCAGCGACTAACGGCCACTTTGGAACGCAGGAAGACTGGGAGTGCCACTTCACCACGGGTGCCACCTCCTGTGCGGCCATCACAGTTCTGGTCTGACGATGCCAGTGTGTACTCCGACGCAGACATGCTGGATGAGGTCCTGAGTCAAGGAAGTGTGAATGACTTGTTGTCAGCAGTGGGTGAAGGTTTGGCTGTTTATGAGGACTTAACTAGCCTTCCTGATCCAACTGCAAGTCAGATCACAGATCCTGATGCTGTATATGGAGATGCTTCTTATGCCTCGTGCTACTCTAACCTGGAGTTTGTCATGGGTCAGGCTAAGGTCAAGGACTCTCCACCAGTACTGCCGCCAAGAAGAATCCCAGGGCATCCATTCCTGCTCTGGATGATGACTATGGGGAGTATGGCACTCCCTCAGGACAGCCAATCCATCCCAACAAAGCTGCACTGTTGCTGGAGCGTGGCTTTAGGACTGAAACAGGCCTTTCTTCTTCCAACCACATTGTGGATAATTCCCTCTATTATGACTCCAATGGGCGAGGAGGTGGCCAAGAATGTGACCAGTTAG
- the LOC123499132 gene encoding transcription factor p65-like isoform X3, with product MADPMFVAQRSNNQLSLNISDVIDIIGQDAPECAASDMSVYGGLQMGGGGAGTASEANFSAITSLSRTDPDLESKRKAYVRLIEQPQPKALRFRYICEGRSAGSIPGVNSTAENKTYPAIQVMGYKGPAVVVVSCVTVDPPYRPHPHNLVGKEGCKKGVCTMTINNDSMQCVFSNLGIQCVKKRDVEDALKLREEIRVDPFQTGFSHRSQPQSIDLNALRLCFQVFLEGPEKGKFTFPLKPVVSHAIYDKKATSDLIICKLSDCTSSVAGGKEIILLCDKVTKEDIHVRFYEVKDGMIEWEGFGDFQASDVHKQVAISFKTPRYKSLEVENPVKVYVQLLRPSDKSTSEPRPFQYLPLDSDPQYLKRKMAKYGNASNTDKIGRFIAENMAGAAAAAAGVYAERTMVPISQASGAVPRPIRVASRTSRLSDKIKMEPPDMVGSPVSPGSQGSPAPPGALHLVKAPVSPQHHYTGGTMHTVSPQGPSPVGQPVYYTQPSTTHGGSLGVALGSTPSTVAPRVPSPHQYYMSPGAPSPYPPEVPMGAVAVSSGYTPMMVPHSNPAMSQLLDLDSRRCIEQNSLDLDNINSAELRSLLPNEDFNASMVDAHLSENLSSNLNIIDPPHSINKLNSKGNISASSSYMPNIPQKNEFQGGSDSLNNLKSEIELLNQLSSVQ from the exons ATGGCTGACCCAATGTTCGTAGCACAACGCAGCAACAACCAGCTGTCTCTCAACATCAGTGACGTTA TTGACATCATTGGGCAGGATGCTCCAGAGTGTGCTGCCTCTGACATGTCAGTGTACGGTGGTCTGCAGATGGGAGGTGGTGGAGCTGGGACAGCCAGTGAAGCAAACTTTTCTGCCATCACAAGTCTTTCCAGGACAGATCCTGACctggaaagtaaaaggaaagctTAT GTACGACTCATAGAGCAGCCCCAGCCTAAAGCCTTGCGCTTCAGGTATATCTGTGAAGGCCGCTCAGCGGGGTCCATCCCAGGAGTCAACAGTACCGCAGAGAATAAGACCTACCCAGCCATTCAG GTGATGGGGTACAAAGGTcctgctgtggtagtggtgtcatGTGTGACCGTCGATCCCCCGTACCGTCCTCATCCCCACAacctggtggggaaggagggctGCAAGAAGGGTGTTTGCACGATGACTATCAACAACGACTCAATGCAGTGTGTGTTCAGTAACCTTGGCATTCAGTGTGTCAAAAAGCGGGATGTGGAGGATGCACTCAAACTGAGGGAAGAAATCAGAGTTGATCCTTTCCAGA CTGGTTTCAGTCACAGAAGTCAACCTCAGAGCATAGATCTCAATGCCCTGCGACTTTGCTTTCAAGTGTTCCTTGAAGGTCCAGAGAAGGGAAAGTTCACGTTTCCTCTGAAGCCTGTTGTGTCCCATGCTATATATGACAAAA AAGCCACCTCTGATCTTATCATCTGCAAACTGAGTGACTGCACCAGTAGTgtggcaggagggaaggagattatATTACTCTGTGATAAGGTCACTAAAG AGGACATCCATGTGCGCTTCTATGAGGTGAAGGACGGCATGATTGAGTGGGAAGGCTTTGGTGACTTCCAGGCCTCCGATGTTCACAAACAAGTGGCCATTTCCTTCAAGACTCCACGATACAAATCGCTTGAG gtGGAGAACCCTGTGAAGGTGTACGTGCAGCTGTTGCGACCCTCGGACAAGAGCACCAGTGAGCCTCGCCCCTTCCAGTACCTGCCCCTCGACTCAG ATCCTCAGTACCTCAAAAGGAAAATGGCAAAGTACGGCAATGCTTCAAACACTGACAAGATTGGCAGGTTTATAGCAGAAAACATGGCtggagcagcagcggcggcggcgggag TGTATGCAGAGAGAACCATGGTGCCCATCAGCCAGGCATCGGGAGCTGTGCCTCGACCCATAAGAGTTGCTTCACGCACCTCCAGATTGTCGGACAAGATAAAGATGGAACCTCCTG ACATGGTGGGATCACCAGTTTCCCCTGGAAGCCAAGGGTCTCCAGCTCCACCTGGTGCTCTTCACCTGGTGAAGGCTCCCGTCTCACCCCAACACCACTACACTGGAGGAACTATGCATACTGTGTCCCCTCAGGGTCCCAGCCCTGTAGGCCAGCCTGTGTATTACACTCAGCCATCTACCACGCATGGAGGCAGCCTGGGGGTTGCCCTAGGATCCACTCCATCCACAGTGGCACCCCGGGTTCCTTCCCCCCACCAGTACTACATGAGTCCCGGTGCTCCGTCACCCTATCCACCAGAGGTCCCAATGG GTGCAGTGGCTGTGTCAAGTGGCTACACTCCAATGATGGTGCCACACTCCAATCCAGCCATGTCGCAGCTCCTTGACCTGGACTCGCGGAGATGTATTGAGCAGAACTCCCTTGATTTGGATAACATCAATTCTGCAGAACTGCGATCCCTCTTGCCGAATGAAGACTTCAATGCGTCCATGGTTGATGCACACTTGTCTGAGAATCTCTCGTCCAACCTCAACATAATAGACCCTCCTCACTCCATTAATAAGCTCAACAGCAAGGGTAACATTAGTGCATCTTCATCCTACATGCCCAACATTCCCCAAAAAAATGAGTTTCAGGGTGGCTCAGATAGCTTGAATAACTTAAAAAGTGAGATTGAACTCTTGAATCAACTGTCCTCGGTACAATGA
- the LOC123499132 gene encoding transcription factor p65-like isoform X4, with the protein MSVYGGLQMGGGGAGTASEANFSAITSLSRTDPDLESKRKAYVRLIEQPQPKALRFRYICEGRSAGSIPGVNSTAENKTYPAIQVMGYKGPAVVVVSCVTVDPPYRPHPHNLVGKEGCKKGVCTMTINNDSMQCVFSNLGIQCVKKRDVEDALKLREEIRVDPFQTGFSHRSQPQSIDLNALRLCFQVFLEGPEKGKFTFPLKPVVSHAIYDKKATSDLIICKLSDCTSSVAGGKEIILLCDKVTKEDIHVRFYEVKDGMIEWEGFGDFQASDVHKQVAISFKTPRYKSLEVENPVKVYVQLLRPSDKSTSEPRPFQYLPLDSDPQYLKRKMAKYGNASNTDKIGRFIAENMAGAAAAAAGVYAERTMVPISQASGAVPRPIRVASRTSRLSDKIKMEPPDMVGSPVSPGSQGSPAPPGALHLVKAPVSPQHHYTGGTMHTVSPQGPSPVGQPVYYTQPSTTHGGSLGVALGSTPSTVAPRVPSPHQYYMSPGAPSPYPPEVPMGAVAVSSGYTPMMVPHSNPAMSQLLDLDSRRCIEQNSLDLDNINSAELRSLLPNEDFNASMVDAHLSENLSSNLNIIDPPHSINKLNSKGNISASSSYMPNIPQKNEFQGGSDSLNNLKSEIELLNQLSSVQ; encoded by the exons ATGTCAGTGTACGGTGGTCTGCAGATGGGAGGTGGTGGAGCTGGGACAGCCAGTGAAGCAAACTTTTCTGCCATCACAAGTCTTTCCAGGACAGATCCTGACctggaaagtaaaaggaaagctTAT GTACGACTCATAGAGCAGCCCCAGCCTAAAGCCTTGCGCTTCAGGTATATCTGTGAAGGCCGCTCAGCGGGGTCCATCCCAGGAGTCAACAGTACCGCAGAGAATAAGACCTACCCAGCCATTCAG GTGATGGGGTACAAAGGTcctgctgtggtagtggtgtcatGTGTGACCGTCGATCCCCCGTACCGTCCTCATCCCCACAacctggtggggaaggagggctGCAAGAAGGGTGTTTGCACGATGACTATCAACAACGACTCAATGCAGTGTGTGTTCAGTAACCTTGGCATTCAGTGTGTCAAAAAGCGGGATGTGGAGGATGCACTCAAACTGAGGGAAGAAATCAGAGTTGATCCTTTCCAGA CTGGTTTCAGTCACAGAAGTCAACCTCAGAGCATAGATCTCAATGCCCTGCGACTTTGCTTTCAAGTGTTCCTTGAAGGTCCAGAGAAGGGAAAGTTCACGTTTCCTCTGAAGCCTGTTGTGTCCCATGCTATATATGACAAAA AAGCCACCTCTGATCTTATCATCTGCAAACTGAGTGACTGCACCAGTAGTgtggcaggagggaaggagattatATTACTCTGTGATAAGGTCACTAAAG AGGACATCCATGTGCGCTTCTATGAGGTGAAGGACGGCATGATTGAGTGGGAAGGCTTTGGTGACTTCCAGGCCTCCGATGTTCACAAACAAGTGGCCATTTCCTTCAAGACTCCACGATACAAATCGCTTGAG gtGGAGAACCCTGTGAAGGTGTACGTGCAGCTGTTGCGACCCTCGGACAAGAGCACCAGTGAGCCTCGCCCCTTCCAGTACCTGCCCCTCGACTCAG ATCCTCAGTACCTCAAAAGGAAAATGGCAAAGTACGGCAATGCTTCAAACACTGACAAGATTGGCAGGTTTATAGCAGAAAACATGGCtggagcagcagcggcggcggcgggag TGTATGCAGAGAGAACCATGGTGCCCATCAGCCAGGCATCGGGAGCTGTGCCTCGACCCATAAGAGTTGCTTCACGCACCTCCAGATTGTCGGACAAGATAAAGATGGAACCTCCTG ACATGGTGGGATCACCAGTTTCCCCTGGAAGCCAAGGGTCTCCAGCTCCACCTGGTGCTCTTCACCTGGTGAAGGCTCCCGTCTCACCCCAACACCACTACACTGGAGGAACTATGCATACTGTGTCCCCTCAGGGTCCCAGCCCTGTAGGCCAGCCTGTGTATTACACTCAGCCATCTACCACGCATGGAGGCAGCCTGGGGGTTGCCCTAGGATCCACTCCATCCACAGTGGCACCCCGGGTTCCTTCCCCCCACCAGTACTACATGAGTCCCGGTGCTCCGTCACCCTATCCACCAGAGGTCCCAATGG GTGCAGTGGCTGTGTCAAGTGGCTACACTCCAATGATGGTGCCACACTCCAATCCAGCCATGTCGCAGCTCCTTGACCTGGACTCGCGGAGATGTATTGAGCAGAACTCCCTTGATTTGGATAACATCAATTCTGCAGAACTGCGATCCCTCTTGCCGAATGAAGACTTCAATGCGTCCATGGTTGATGCACACTTGTCTGAGAATCTCTCGTCCAACCTCAACATAATAGACCCTCCTCACTCCATTAATAAGCTCAACAGCAAGGGTAACATTAGTGCATCTTCATCCTACATGCCCAACATTCCCCAAAAAAATGAGTTTCAGGGTGGCTCAGATAGCTTGAATAACTTAAAAAGTGAGATTGAACTCTTGAATCAACTGTCCTCGGTACAATGA